TGTGAAAAGACGTGCACACACTCGAAACAGAAACAGCCTCCGAAAGCtctgtctgagaatattctcaaaATCAACAATCCTCataaaaacatcagaaataaaataaaaaatatcagaaACTACCTttaaaagagtttttttttcaccacaGCATCACAGTCtttggccacacacacacacagcattaaaCTTCAAAAGCAGACAGTCTCAGTGTAAGAGCTGAGTCTGAAAAGACAATAGAAACAACGCACTGTAAATAGAAAAGGAATCAGTTTCTAATCACGCAACATCAACATTTTGGATGAAagcgtttgtttgtttttacagaagAAAGGATTTTTTAACCTGGACCCTAAATCCACCACAGCGACGGGTTACTGCAGCGACCAGAGGACCGTCCTCTCCCTCGTCTTCGACGGAGGATACCTGGAGTTCACCTTCATTAAGGTACAATCGGGTCGTGAAGTTTGGGGATATCTCAGAGCGAGCTCAGGTTCTGTAACTTCAACACATGAAAAACTACTGTTTCACATTAACGACGTGCACTgaaatgttttctctctcttttaaagtTATGGTTTTAAAGCCAtgacacattaaatatttgttttgatCATTGATTGCTGTTTTTTCTGAACAGAGGCCTTCTAACTCATTTTAAtttggctgtgtctgaaaacacacagcatttaGGACGTTTCAGACACTGCTTTAGACTCCGCCTTCCCCTTCACATCGCAGCTGATTGGCTAACATTCATTAACCAGGACACACTTTCCACTGATTCCATTCAAACCAGGACTTGTTTCAGTGATTACAGTGAAACTCCACCTCAGACCTGGCTTCATGAACAGAGTCGATCGCTGTGTTGTAGACGAGGATGAGACGGCTCCGTACCCAAGTGTGGTGACACGTCATGGTTTGCACGTTAGTGAGCTACGACCCCGACCCCGACCCCCTGTCCCCACCGCCTTGTGCCAGGCTCGGACCGGAGCCAGCGTATCCCACCGTGCTGCACTGGTCTCCTCGTCCCCTGGGGTTTTTCTCTGCTGAAGCTAGGGGGCGtagttacattttaaagtgatCACTGACAGCCGTGGGACAGGTTCTGAATCTGTAACAAAAGGGAGGAGGGTTTTACACCGTGGTATTCTTCACTGTTTATTAGGTGAGGGACGTCTGTTCTTCTCGCTGCATtggtttatgttttgtttttattacatttgtatttgttgCAGGAGGGGAGTGTGTCCTTCGTCATGAAACTGAGGTCATCCCTGGAGCCGGCGCCGCCGTGTAACAAATGCAAGAGTGAGAGCAGCAACAATAATCACCATATAAGGGTTTCTGTTGAGTTTGAGGAAAATCTGATTTACCCAAACTATCTTACGTAGACAAAactactagtgtgtgtgtgtgtgtgtgtgtgtgagtgagagcgagagagaaactTAAGTGTTAATATAGTcattgattaaaaataaaggcgCTACAAACATTTCTTTGAGCGATGCATAAAATGACCACTTCTAGTTCCATAAAGAATCACGTTTGCTGATACGTTTAAATGCGTAAAGAACAagagatggatttttaaacctttaaaaggttcttctctcacacacctttCTTAAAcatagttctttatggaaccaaatgtggCTCTTCTATGGCATAATTCATGGaaacctttgtagcaccttttttAGGAGTGCACTCTTAACTCtgcacgcttggaggagaatgctaactgctgATTCAGTTCTattagctcaacacgcttggaggagaatgctaactgctgATTCAGTTCTattagctcaacacgcttggaggagaatgctaactcctAATTCAGTTCTattagctcaacacgcttggaggagaatgctaactcctAATTCAGTTCTattagctcaacacgcttggaggagaatgctaactcctAATTCAGTTCTattagctcaacacgcttggaggagaatgctaactcctAATTCAGTTCTattagctcaacacgcttggaggagaatgctaactcctAATTCAGTTCTattagctcaacacgcttggaggagaatgctaactcctAATTCAGTTCTATTAGCTCAACACGCTttgaggagaacgctaactcCTAATTCAGTTCTattagctcaacacgcttggaggagaatgctaactcctAATTCAGTTCTattagctcaacacgcttggaggagaatgctaactgctgATTCAGTTCTattagctcaacacgcttggaggagaatgctaactcctAATTCAGTTCTattagctcaacacgcttggaggagaacgctaactcCTAATTCAGTTCTattagctcaacacgcttggaggagaatgctaactctTAATTCAGTTCTattagctcaacacgcttggaggagaatgctaactcctAATTCAGTTCTATTAGCTCAACATGCTttgaggagaatgctaactcctAATTCAGTTCTATTAGCTCAACACGCTttgaggagaatgctaactcctAATTCAGTTCTattagctcaacacgcttggaggagaatgctaactgctgATTCAGTTCTattagctcaacacgcttggaggagaatgctaactgctgATTCAGTTCTattagctcaacacgcttggaggagaatgctaactcctAATTCAGTTCTATTAGCTCAACACGCTttgaggagaatgctaactcctAATTCAGTTCTattagctcaacacgcttggaggagaacgctaactcCTAATTCAGTTCTattagctcaacacgcttggaggagaatgctaactcctAATTCAGTTCTattagctcaacacgcttggaggagaatgctaactcctAATTCAGTTCTATTAGCTCAACATGCTttgaggagaatgctaactcctAATTCAGTTCTATTAGCTCAACACGCTttgaggagaatgctaactcctAATTCAGTTCTattagctcaacacgcttggaggagaatgctaactgctgATTCAGTTCTattagctcaacacgcttggaggagaatgctaaccgCTGATTCAGTTCTattagctcaacacgcttggaggagaatgctaaccgCTGATCCAGTTCTATTAGCTCAATACGCTTGGAGCCGAATGCTAACTCCTAATTCAGTTCTattagctcaacacgcttggagtaGAATGCTAACTGCTAATTAATCTCCAGTGTCACTAACAGATCGGGAGGGCAGCAGGAGGCATGGCTAATGTTTTTCTTCTCCACAGGTAAAATCTACCCTGGAATAATGGACCATGAGAAGCTTTTCAGAATGAAAAATGGCAAGAGCTTCAAGTGCAAATCGGACACGTCCCTGATTCTGTCTGAAAACCTCAAACTCACATTGGTTTCTCTGCAGATCCAGGCCTTCGACCTCCCCAACGGAGCCTTTGGGAAAGGTTTGGATACATTAACCACACACAGTGTCTAATATATAGATTTCAAGTAGATGTTTGTAAGGGTTTGCAGAAGAGTGTTCTCTGTTGAGGATGTGTTGTTTATTATTACCATCAGGAACTGATAGCTTTACACTTGATGTCATaaaaattgctgtgaggatctgatagcAGCCAGGAGAGCATTGTTGgtgaggtcaggtcctgatgATGGATGATCATGCCACATGTATTTGATGgaactccattactccagaCAACACAGCTTCACAGCTTAGTGCTTGGGGACAGGGGCGTACACCACATTGGGTACAGTGCCCTAAGGCTCATGATCAGCTTCCGTACACATTATTCATAACGAGTGCACCTTAAATTAGCTCAGTGTCTGCAAACTTTAGGACATTTGAATGATGACTGAAAGATACAGGGAAAGACCCATCAGAACTGTTAACTGTGCTGTATTTTCAGAGGTGGAGTGCTGGGCGGACTACACCAAGCGGCTCCTCCCGATAGTTCTGGGCGCTGTGGTTGTGGGAGTGGTTCTGATCGCGGTTCTGGTTTATGTTCTGACCCGAGATCGCCGCGGACAAGGCTACGAGCAGCTATGAAAATGATGTGCAAAAGTTTACAAATGTACATGTTCTTGTTAGTTTTCTAATTGAAAGTAAGTGCCACGttagagaacacacctctgAACATTCCAGTGCAAAATTTAACGAACATAAAATATTCAAAGCTGGTGTAACTTTCACGTTTTAACCACTGTTTGATCCTCAGTATTTTTAGTTCAaaaggacacacacaaacacacacacacacacacacacacacacaccagatcaTGACTTCATATTCACAGAAGTTTCACGTCCATGTACCAGctataaaacatattcatttATGCTAATTTTAGCCTGTTAGCTTTGTCTTTACTGTATGAAGAGGAATAAACATTCATCTCTCAgctgttgtatttttatttttttttaaacctgtttaaGGTGTAGCATGTTATTCTTAAAGCATACGACTAAATGACTGTTTTATAGATAtccatatttatgtttatatttaagtttCTTGTTTGAGCTTGTATTAACTTGAATTAAAATATGGAAATACATTGATGTGAACGGTGtcctttattttttgtttatttgcactgaggttctttctttttcaaccttaaaaacaAAGTGATTCAAAGTAATGCTATAAAAACACAATTGTAAAATACTGCACAATGCTTTTATTAAAGGTGAGTGGTAAATTAATGTAAAGTTTGGATTCCACAGGCGAAATGATTTCACTTATAAGTGAAAATGAATCAACACAACCTTAAACACGGCTTGGTTCTGACGTATTAGCCATTAGCATATTAGACATTGGATTTCTAGAAATGTATCAGTGCTATATTTGATTTTACTCAACTTTGTTCCACAGAATAATAtagttttgtatgtttttatcaTGTAAACCTTATCTTACTTTAAACGTGTAATAAAAcgtattttttttctctacatAAAGGTTCCTTCAGTTTTTTCCTCTATCTTTCTAAGCCAGCAGATTTATTATAAATACACCGACAAACcgacaaataaaaaataaagttgttAAATCATCTCCTGTTTATTTTTTGAGacattaataaacataataaaataagaaaataaatttgaaaaatgttgaaaataaatatttaacaattacattacattgttaaatatttattttcaacatttttcaaatttattttattattttgttatgcttaataattattattttcattcatttttcattatattatgtttcattttttaaaagttaataataattttaaaaaatgtcgcGGCACGCCTCCGCGTTCTTTGTTCTGATAGGTTAAAATGAACTACGGGTCTCCGCGAGGCTCAGTTGACGTAGCCTTATGGCTAATAGTCGCTACGGTTTGGTTACATTTGTAATGATATTTAAACCCTGTCCGATTAAACAAGAGTCTGTGTGAGGAGCGCTTCATACCCGAATTCACTAATAAATAAAGAGCAGTggatgtgtaaaatattttaactgTGATAAATGTTTTTAGACGCTTAATTTAAACCGgagctttagctttagcttagCGTCTGAAGATGGCAGCTGTCCTGAAAGCACAGATGAGTCTGAGACTCAGAGCTCAGCTGCAGTGAGTCTTtactcttatttctctctgttttcactCATTTGATTCTGTTTGGGGGATTTATTTAATTCACTGGAGTTTACCGGCCTCTGCCAGGGCGTGTTTAATGTGTAACAGCTCCTAAATTCAGAGAAAAATTGGCAGAAAGTGACAGAAATTTCCTTAATTCCtgcaacaaaatatatataaaaataaatatatacccGGAAACGGGTCCAGTTAattttgcagtgttttgctgctgtaaatgtgtttgGATAATCACCAAAATGCTTTAGACAACTTGCAGCCGGTGTCATCTGCACTAAGCTACAAGGTTAAACACACACTCCCCAGGCTTGAGTCAGCGGGCAGTTTCATTTATAAAGTTATATTCGTCAGATCAACCAGAGACTCAACAGCTCAAGCACTTAACACCGGGATTCGAGCGTTAGTGTTTAGTCATTGGAGCCTCTAGGGCTGTGTCCTCTGAGGATTGTGGTGTCATTTAGTCCTTGACATTTACAAACGAAATGTCATTATTTATTCAATATTTAAACCATTTCAgtgatttgttttctttctttttacaaGTTCTTTTGCTGTAAATCGGCTGAGTGTTTaacatacaatcacacacacgttttttttttttttgtgtttttttgtttgtgtttttttgtttgtgtttttttgtggtttgtttgttttttgtttgttgttttttgtttgtgttttttgtttgtgtttttttgtttgtgtttttttgtttgtgtttttttgtggtttgtttgttttttgtttgttttt
This portion of the Hoplias malabaricus isolate fHopMal1 unplaced genomic scaffold, fHopMal1.hap1 scaffold_518, whole genome shotgun sequence genome encodes:
- the LOC136680189 gene encoding lysosome-associated membrane glycoprotein 3-like, producing the protein MFLSLSLSALLFLGSSVVCEASEDVGPLLSEALLDHSGENENLGSGINVTKKPTLKPKETAPTLGNFILKNTQGRVCVRASLGATLTITDNKKKGFFNLDPKSTTATGYCSDQRTVLSLVFDGGYLEFTFIKEGSVSFVMKLRSSLEPAPPCNKCKSKIYPGIMDHEKLFRMKNGKSFKCKSDTSLILSENLKLTLVSLQIQAFDLPNGAFGKEVECWADYTKRLLPIVLGAVVVGVVLIAVLVYVLTRDRRGQGYEQL